Part of the Candidatus Hydrogenedentota bacterium genome, TGGACCGCGCTGGTGCGTCCTTCCGCCAAGGTGAAGCCGGGCACCCCGGTGCATCTGGCCGGCGGCGTCATCGCTACGGCGGGCGAGATCCTCCCCGAGGGACGGCGCCTGGTGCACTTTGAGGCGCCGAATGTGATTGAGGTACTGGAGCAAATCGGCGAGCTGCCCCTCCCTCCCTACATTCACCGGGAAACCCAGGCGGACAGCGACCTGCGGCGATACCAGACGGTATATGCCCGCCATCACGGCGCCGTGGCCGCCCCCACGGCGGGACTTCACTTCACACCGGAAGTTTTCGACGCGCTCGCGGCAAAAGGCGTGAACAAAACCCACGTGACGCTTCACGTAGGTTATGGAACCTTTAAGCCCATCACCGCAGACAAGCTTGAAGACCACTATGTGGACCCGGAAGAGTTCCATGTGTCGGAAGACGCAGCCGCCACCCTGAACGCCACCCGCGCCGCGGGCGGCCGGATCGTCGCCGTGGGCACCACCGCCACCCGGACCCTCGAAACCCAGTACCGAGATGGCCGGTTCCATCCGGGCGAAGGCAACACCAGCAAGTACATCTATCCGCCCTACACATATGGCGGCGTGGATGTTCTGCAGACGAACTTTCACCTGCCCAAATCAAGCCTCCTCGCCCTCGTCTTCGCCTTTGCGGGACGGGAACTCGTTATGGACGCGTACCAGCACGCCATTCGGGAGGAGTTTCGGTTCTATTCGTATGGGGATGTGATGCTGATCATTTGATGGAAGTTTACTGATGGGGTCGAGAACGATACAATACCCATAGTTCGATTGTTGAAAATGAGAGATTATCATGATGTCCACCCCTGACGGCCAGATGTATTTTGATGATTTACCTGCGCGAAGCTATTCGGCTGTCCTGACTGCGGAGGAGATCTTTAGCTTTGCGGATGCCGCATTCATGGCTGGAGTTCATGAAAGTAGCCTGATAGAGAAGAAGTCGAGCCGTATTCAACCCAAGCAATTGGCCGAGTACCTTTCAATGTGGGCAAACACGACGGGGGGCGGGCTTATTGCAATTGGAATCTCGGACGATGGCACTCTGGAAGGCTTTGTCAGGCAGTCACCAAACCACGTGAACCGACTTGAACAGGCAAGAGCGGACTTGTGTCCCGATGCGCACTTCAAGTCAAAGCGACTTCCCTTCACGCATCCTTCAGGCGAACAAGATTTTGTTCTGCTTTTCTACGTTCAGTTTCACGAAACCAAAGCGGTTGCGACGGCACAAGGTG contains:
- the queA gene encoding tRNA preQ1(34) S-adenosylmethionine ribosyltransferase-isomerase QueA, which encodes MNTSDLDYHLPDHLIAQQPCPQRDQSRMLVVDRAAGTIREDVFSNQPNYLNPGDCLVLNDTRVIRARLKGQKVTGGQVEIFLLHEEYPGTWTALVRPSAKVKPGTPVHLAGGVIATAGEILPEGRRLVHFEAPNVIEVLEQIGELPLPPYIHRETQADSDLRRYQTVYARHHGAVAAPTAGLHFTPEVFDALAAKGVNKTHVTLHVGYGTFKPITADKLEDHYVDPEEFHVSEDAAATLNATRAAGGRIVAVGTTATRTLETQYRDGRFHPGEGNTSKYIYPPYTYGGVDVLQTNFHLPKSSLLALVFAFAGRELVMDAYQHAIREEFRFYSYGDVMLII